From a region of the Helicobacter hepaticus ATCC 51449 genome:
- a CDS encoding lysozyme inhibitor LprI family protein, giving the protein MQKILVSLGVCIVLGIYLNAQSPQESKPSFDCAKATTKVEKMICNDESGNLQNLDRQIFKSYQETKAKLDKNGKKAFLDSQKSWLKTRERCESKECLKELLQSRIKELQTYTMYISNAWLGTYELQKNLYMGSFEIQKCKNNTCEASYFALLHKSEFNDMHQCDISLKLQIKSRQEAIAYYDDEDFVNCKIYIKKNPQGIVFTRDEKAFDSPDSFCSTMCGNQTIFEWGDVYKKEVQ; this is encoded by the coding sequence ATGCAAAAGATTCTAGTAAGTTTAGGTGTTTGTATAGTTTTAGGCATTTATCTTAACGCTCAATCCCCACAAGAATCTAAACCTAGCTTTGATTGTGCTAAGGCTACCACAAAAGTAGAAAAGATGATATGTAATGATGAGAGTGGGAATTTGCAGAATTTGGATAGACAAATCTTTAAAAGTTATCAAGAGACAAAAGCAAAGCTTGATAAGAATGGCAAAAAAGCATTCTTAGATTCTCAAAAATCTTGGCTTAAAACACGAGAGAGGTGCGAATCTAAAGAATGCCTAAAAGAGCTTTTGCAAAGTAGAATCAAAGAGCTACAAACCTACACAATGTATATAAGCAATGCGTGGCTTGGGACTTATGAGTTACAAAAAAATCTTTATATGGGGAGCTTTGAGATACAAAAATGTAAAAATAATACTTGTGAAGCCTCATATTTTGCTTTGTTACATAAAAGCGAGTTTAATGATATGCACCAATGTGATATAAGTTTGAAGTTGCAGATAAAATCACGACAAGAAGCCATAGCTTATTATGATGACGAGGATTTTGTAAATTGTAAAATTTATATCAAGAAAAATCCGCAAGGCATCGTATTTACAAGAGATGAGAAAGCCTTTGATTCACCTGATTCTTTTTGTAGCACAATGTGTGGTAACCAAACGATATTTGAGTGGGGAGATGTGTATAAAAAGGAGGTGCAATAA
- a CDS encoding lysozyme inhibitor LprI family protein, translating to MLYKNIFKILFFIAVLISLVNAQSSEIAKPSFDCAKATTKVEKMICEDSSGELQNLDRYMTEVYTQLKKELKISKFPDKDQKLKEILESQRAFLKKNLQYDSSSNLLKKSYKIRITHLLKLLGEVLDSNNKELCEYARKDKFDESKWRKIHPSTHPPFSVGLCAFGRNNRDVFFDSFCTQNGEIKKDEVAKAIREKSPYIEFPKSYERQIDIDNDGALEKVIITIGSYFGVLWIYKNGKLDEKVSDRIYGDDLHFSGAKTIENVCINSEEACAALTTYALPSNKISQRLEFYPANERGFMPILSELSYGVIEFQGKNYITLLNGRFFEDKDFIYPTTRIYLLEGNKRELKCTY from the coding sequence ATGCTATATAAAAATATATTTAAAATTCTCTTTTTTATCGCAGTATTGATAAGTTTAGTTAATGCCCAATCAAGCGAAATAGCAAAACCTAGCTTTGATTGTGCTAAGGCTACTACAAAAGTAGAAAAGATGATATGTGAGGATTCTAGTGGGGAATTACAGAATCTTGATAGGTATATGACTGAAGTCTACACACAGCTAAAAAAAGAGTTAAAAATCTCTAAGTTTCCCGATAAAGACCAAAAACTTAAGGAAATTTTAGAATCACAAAGAGCATTTCTTAAAAAAAATTTACAATACGATTCGTCCTCCAATCTTTTAAAAAAATCTTATAAAATACGCATTACGCATCTACTCAAGCTTTTGGGAGAAGTGCTAGATTCTAACAATAAAGAGCTGTGTGAGTATGCAAGAAAAGACAAATTTGATGAGAGCAAATGGAGAAAAATCCACCCATCTACTCATCCGCCTTTTAGCGTAGGCTTGTGTGCCTTTGGACGAAACAATAGAGATGTCTTTTTTGATTCTTTTTGCACACAAAATGGCGAGATTAAAAAAGATGAAGTGGCAAAAGCCATTCGTGAAAAATCTCCATACATAGAGTTTCCTAAAAGCTATGAAAGACAGATTGATATTGATAATGATGGGGCATTAGAAAAGGTAATTATCACAATAGGGAGCTATTTTGGAGTGCTTTGGATATATAAAAATGGTAAGCTAGATGAAAAAGTAAGTGATAGAATCTATGGCGATGATTTGCATTTTAGTGGAGCAAAAACCATTGAAAATGTTTGCATAAATAGCGAGGAGGCTTGTGCGGCACTAACTACATATGCTCTGCCAAGTAATAAAATTTCACAACGACTAGAATTTTATCCTGCAAATGAACGTGGTTTTATGCCTATACTAAGCGAATTATCTTATGGGGTTATAGAGTTTCAAGGTAAAAATTATATTACTCTCTTGAATGGGAGATTTTTTGAGGATAAGGATTTTATTTATCCAACAACACGCATTTATCTTTTAGAGGGTAATAAGAGAGAACTAAAATGCACTTATTGA
- a CDS encoding anthranilate synthase component II: MKQKVSKVLLIDNYDSFTYNVLYLLKECGTKSFVVPNDTSLLELKQLCKKHSITHLIISPGPSHPLESGVCLEAIRHFAPYKKILGICLGHQCIAQAFGGEVVSIANPTHGKIAHFHFTPNSLFKGVKQGIKIALYHSLYVSQLGQCEALGYSENGVLMALKAKGYQSYGVQFHPESILQEQGKRIMQNFLAL, translated from the coding sequence ATGAAGCAAAAAGTATCAAAAGTGCTCCTCATTGATAATTATGATTCTTTTACATATAATGTGCTTTATTTGCTTAAAGAATGTGGCACAAAGTCATTTGTTGTGCCAAATGATACATCTTTATTGGAGCTAAAACAGCTTTGCAAAAAGCATTCTATCACTCATCTTATCATCTCTCCCGGTCCAAGCCACCCTTTAGAATCTGGTGTGTGTTTGGAGGCAATTAGGCATTTTGCCCCATATAAGAAGATTCTAGGAATCTGTTTGGGACATCAGTGTATCGCTCAAGCATTTGGAGGCGAGGTTGTTTCTATTGCAAATCCTACACACGGCAAGATAGCGCATTTTCATTTCACGCCAAACTCTTTATTTAAGGGGGTAAAGCAAGGAATAAAAATTGCTCTATATCATTCACTCTATGTAAGTCAATTAGGGCAATGTGAGGCATTAGGATATAGTGAAAATGGGGTGCTTATGGCTCTTAAAGCAAAGGGTTACCAAAGCTATGGAGTGCAATTTCACCCAGAGTCTATTTTGCAAGAGCAGGGCAAACGCATAATGCAAAATTTTCTTGCATTATAG
- a CDS encoding bifunctional chorismate-binding protein/class IV aminotransferase, with the protein MIYGNFYYSNPLRKLTAFDVQGVLNALECIESTLKSKQKGYFVGYMTYEAGVALQAHQAKAYHHLYERICATMSLHRQPLLYFVFFAKRRKLKNLFNKTHHTQLPLFLLQGLDYEGYKSGFTRIKTHILKGESYQINYTHELKLCSQVQPKQLFKQILSYQNTAYKAYIKNAFGEILCFSPELFFEVKNRTITTQPMKGTIKRAKTHKLDVIQKHTLQQDSKNRSENMMIVDLLRNDLSKIIKPSSLRVKNLCKIKTYPTLHQMVSTLQGRLSKQTSLREIVCALFPCGSITGAPKLKTMEIIHSLESRQRGVYCGALGVISNQHTSFCVPIRTLFKCADEDFYRYGVGSGVVWDSVCESEFAELKLKASFLQPTPLESFALFETMLFENGRIFLLQEHLERLLHSARKFGFLCSKFSAFTASFAHSHLYPKIEFPHIQALHKRDCIKQTQAFFQLCKQQMPKERAILRLSLMPNGAYALEIKPFVPCACTRVILSKHTLNSHNIFLYHKSTQRNHFADSIKLIECRAVFDVLYFNQKGELCEGSRSNIVLEIEGRFYTPKRKSGLLGGTLAQALLQSGAIKEKTLKRKHLAKAQRIYCINSVRGVVEVQLERGVK; encoded by the coding sequence ATGATTTATGGTAACTTTTATTATAGCAATCCTTTAAGAAAACTCACTGCTTTTGATGTGCAAGGCGTTTTGAATGCGCTAGAGTGCATAGAATCTACTCTTAAATCAAAGCAAAAAGGCTATTTTGTCGGGTATATGACTTATGAAGCAGGCGTGGCTCTCCAAGCTCATCAAGCAAAAGCATATCATCATCTCTATGAGCGTATATGCGCTACAATGTCTTTACATAGGCAACCCTTGCTTTATTTTGTATTTTTTGCCAAAAGACGTAAGCTTAAAAATCTTTTTAACAAGACACATCACACTCAATTACCGCTATTTCTTTTGCAAGGGCTTGACTATGAGGGTTACAAGAGCGGATTTACACGCATAAAAACGCATATTTTAAAAGGTGAGAGTTATCAAATCAACTATACTCACGAGCTAAAGCTTTGTTCTCAAGTGCAGCCCAAGCAGCTTTTTAAGCAGATTCTTTCTTATCAAAACACCGCATACAAAGCCTACATTAAAAACGCATTTGGTGAGATTCTATGTTTTTCACCCGAGCTTTTCTTTGAGGTAAAAAATCGCACAATTACCACTCAACCAATGAAAGGCACAATAAAAAGAGCCAAAACACATAAGCTAGATGTTATACAAAAGCACACATTGCAGCAAGATAGCAAAAATCGTAGCGAAAATATGATGATTGTAGATTTATTGCGTAATGATTTGAGCAAAATTATCAAGCCTAGCTCCTTGCGAGTAAAAAATCTATGCAAGATAAAGACTTATCCCACACTTCATCAAATGGTCTCTACTTTGCAGGGGAGATTATCCAAACAGACTTCATTGCGTGAGATTGTGTGCGCTCTTTTTCCTTGTGGGTCTATCACAGGTGCACCAAAGCTTAAAACAATGGAAATTATCCATAGTTTAGAATCTCGCCAAAGAGGCGTATATTGTGGCGCATTAGGTGTGATTTCTAATCAACATACTTCCTTTTGTGTGCCTATTCGCACACTTTTTAAATGTGCAGATGAGGACTTTTATCGCTATGGTGTGGGAAGTGGGGTAGTGTGGGATTCTGTATGTGAGAGTGAGTTTGCCGAATTAAAGCTTAAAGCAAGTTTTTTGCAACCCACCCCTTTAGAATCTTTTGCGCTCTTTGAAACAATGCTTTTTGAAAATGGACGCATTTTTTTACTCCAAGAGCATTTAGAGCGACTTTTGCACTCTGCGCGTAAATTTGGCTTCCTTTGCAGCAAATTTAGTGCATTTACTGCTTCCTTTGCACACTCGCATTTATATCCAAAGATTGAATTCCCACACATTCAAGCATTACACAAGCGAGATTGTATCAAGCAAACACAGGCATTTTTTCAACTTTGCAAACAACAAATGCCAAAAGAGCGAGCAATATTGCGCTTAAGTCTTATGCCAAATGGCGCGTATGCTCTTGAGATAAAGCCTTTTGTGCCTTGTGCTTGCACTCGTGTTATATTGTCTAAACACACGCTTAATTCACATAATATATTTTTATACCATAAATCCACGCAACGCAACCATTTTGCAGATTCTATAAAACTCATAGAATGTAGAGCGGTGTTTGATGTGCTGTATTTTAACCAAAAAGGTGAGCTATGCGAGGGTTCGCGAAGTAATATTGTGCTTGAGATAGAGGGGAGATTCTATACACCAAAGCGCAAAAGTGGATTGCTTGGTGGCACTTTGGCTCAAGCATTGCTCCAAAGTGGAGCGATAAAGGAAAAAACTTTAAAACGCAAACATCTTGCAAAAGCACAGAGAATCTACTGTATAAACTCTGTGCGAGGAGTGGTAGAAGTGCAGCTTGAAAGAGGGGTAAAATGA
- a CDS encoding BspA family leucine-rich repeat surface protein → MQKEGKPNKAAKAQTLLSLILENDNMSEEAIIAYLKANVKNAKKEIKAALKHIEDCAYEMTMNNDYEEYELEYEDETGIPASECDSNDFQRWFEDKLLDEDLAKIRTLLEELMNENLQLRLDSQVNANSAQSPKELIEAIQNYEVLKALNILQIGQIERKRIGKDLLKVCDKAIDSLIDVVVEDSKGGKEIGKDIKGAFSEFIEVDYNRQGFKDYSGEARKQLKKSSVYKLREILESITKGKSIESALHNSVFYDKKGNFKPKHKELSFIPLNTFELKVLVEIEEVNLGQIDLSYIKSLAALFADYAWWRTNRKDFSGIEQWDTSKINDMCKLFTGLKDFRADLSKWNVSSVKNFNSMFEDCESFESDLSKWKPKKAEDIAFMFSEAKSFTSNLDAWNLSKELVEKAKYLFENCPLSQNPPSWYKAVFDMDNPSVALLYKLVKIRDYARAKECFSKLQTLSKEEYIECARLCFYTEPGVISTALPDKDFFTALVNQAKSQNIHIPISNEVMQKCLRFGKLEYAKYLVTLGYKVTIDKQNNFGVYVALKSNPKQEVQDILRFFVQNLGNEINEKFFEALGFNPETRGSRDNFNEKTLDIFFKELLAHYPKEIFTDKKMLGFFINTDLIYILFNNGIEVDLQGVEINPRAIDYYLDKYLPKFLKFLELHLLQADTIVEHYIYYPRDTFVKVSVLLLFLDEFKNKLTNNNIQKILKQFAKNGFDVEKLGTYEGKNLYEILEDSKYKEEILSLLKIK, encoded by the coding sequence ATGCAAAAAGAGGGAAAACCAAATAAAGCAGCAAAAGCGCAAACTCTTCTATCTCTCATACTAGAAAACGATAATATGAGTGAGGAAGCCATAATTGCATATCTTAAAGCCAATGTCAAAAATGCCAAAAAAGAAATCAAAGCTGCACTCAAGCATATAGAAGATTGTGCTTATGAAATGACAATGAATAATGATTACGAAGAGTATGAACTAGAATATGAAGATGAGACAGGCATTCCCGCATCTGAATGTGATAGCAATGACTTTCAAAGGTGGTTTGAAGATAAATTGCTTGACGAAGATTTAGCCAAAATCCGCACACTTTTAGAAGAGCTAATGAATGAAAATTTGCAGCTAAGGCTAGATTCTCAAGTCAATGCAAATAGCGCACAAAGCCCAAAAGAGCTCATAGAGGCAATACAAAACTATGAAGTGCTAAAGGCTTTAAATATCTTGCAAATTGGGCAGATAGAGAGAAAACGCATTGGCAAAGATCTTTTAAAAGTGTGTGATAAAGCCATAGACTCTCTTATTGATGTTGTCGTAGAAGATTCAAAAGGCGGCAAAGAAATTGGGAAAGACATTAAAGGCGCATTTTCAGAATTTATTGAGGTAGATTACAATAGACAAGGATTTAAAGATTATAGCGGCGAAGCACGAAAGCAACTCAAAAAAAGCAGTGTATATAAGCTAAGGGAAATTTTAGAATCTATCACAAAAGGTAAGAGTATAGAATCTGCCCTCCACAACTCTGTCTTTTATGACAAAAAAGGCAACTTTAAGCCAAAGCATAAGGAGTTATCATTTATCCCACTTAACACTTTTGAGCTAAAAGTTCTTGTAGAGATTGAGGAAGTAAATCTTGGGCAAATTGATTTAAGCTATATCAAAAGCCTTGCTGCGCTCTTTGCTGATTATGCTTGGTGGCGCACAAATAGAAAAGATTTTAGCGGTATAGAGCAATGGGATACGAGTAAAATCAATGATATGTGCAAGCTTTTTACAGGGTTGAAAGACTTTAGGGCAGATTTAAGCAAATGGAATGTCTCAAGTGTGAAAAACTTTAATAGTATGTTTGAAGATTGTGAATCTTTTGAGAGTGATTTAAGCAAATGGAAGCCCAAAAAAGCAGAGGATATTGCCTTTATGTTTAGCGAGGCAAAGTCTTTCACAAGTAATTTAGATGCTTGGAATCTAAGTAAGGAATTGGTAGAAAAAGCAAAATATCTTTTTGAAAACTGCCCGTTATCACAAAATCCGCCATCGTGGTATAAAGCCGTCTTTGATATGGATAATCCAAGTGTGGCATTGCTCTATAAACTCGTAAAGATAAGAGACTACGCCCGCGCAAAAGAATGCTTTTCAAAGCTACAAACTCTAAGCAAAGAGGAATACATAGAATGTGCAAGGCTTTGCTTTTATACAGAGCCGGGAGTAATAAGCACAGCACTCCCTGATAAAGATTTTTTCACTGCCCTTGTCAATCAAGCAAAATCACAAAATATACACATTCCTATCAGCAATGAGGTAATGCAAAAATGTCTGCGATTTGGGAAATTAGAATATGCGAAGTATTTAGTAACGCTTGGCTATAAGGTTACTATTGATAAACAGAATAATTTTGGCGTATATGTAGCACTTAAATCAAACCCAAAACAAGAAGTGCAGGATATTCTGCGCTTCTTTGTGCAAAACTTAGGCAATGAAATCAATGAGAAGTTTTTTGAAGCACTTGGCTTTAATCCTGAAACTAGGGGTTCTAGAGATAACTTTAATGAAAAAACACTTGATATATTTTTTAAGGAGCTTTTAGCACACTACCCTAAAGAAATTTTCACTGATAAAAAAATGTTGGGTTTTTTTATTAATACGGATTTAATTTACATACTTTTTAATAATGGCATAGAGGTGGATTTACAAGGGGTGGAAATTAACCCTAGAGCTATTGATTATTACCTTGATAAATACTTGCCAAAATTTTTAAAATTTTTAGAGCTTCATCTTTTACAAGCAGATACTATAGTTGAACATTATATTTATTATCCAAGAGATACTTTCGTGAAAGTGAGTGTTTTGCTTTTGTTTCTCGATGAGTTCAAAAATAAACTTACAAACAATAATATCCAAAAAATCTTAAAGCAGTTTGCAAAAAATGGCTTTGATGTGGAGAAGCTTGGCACTTATGAGGGGAAAAACCTTTATGAAATATTAGAGGATAGCAAGTATAAAGAGGAGATTTTATCCTTACTAAAGATAAAATGA